The following coding sequences are from one Candidatus Nitrohelix vancouverensis window:
- a CDS encoding MBL fold metallo-hydrolase produces MYEINTICENDAPLPLTTDGRLRVVFIGTGSAFAKRRRQSNILIIQGDHHVLVDCGTQGPLALTDIGLSVLKVRCYLPTHSHADHIGGLEEVALMNRYTPNSTKPQMIILRDYQDSLWSKSLSGGTEFCEANQGRPLQLADFFDILRPKSIQIEGRKFWSYNHGPIEIDIMRTRHFPDTAISVDESQWCSGIMINKRVWISGDTMFDADYPIRFSDMAELMFHDCQLFFGGVHASYQELMTLPAHIRKKMFLYHYGDNWDRPETWVGDTDDFTGIPENDGFLGWTEQQKAYDFF; encoded by the coding sequence ATGTACGAAATTAATACTATTTGTGAAAACGATGCGCCTTTGCCGTTGACCACGGATGGACGCCTTCGCGTGGTGTTCATTGGAACGGGGTCGGCGTTTGCGAAGCGCCGTCGGCAGTCAAATATTCTCATCATTCAGGGCGACCACCATGTGCTGGTCGATTGTGGGACCCAAGGCCCTCTGGCATTGACGGACATCGGCCTCTCTGTTCTGAAGGTGCGTTGCTACCTGCCGACTCACAGCCATGCCGACCATATCGGCGGTCTTGAAGAAGTCGCGTTGATGAACCGCTACACGCCGAACAGCACGAAGCCGCAAATGATTATTTTGCGCGATTATCAGGACAGTCTCTGGAGTAAGAGTCTGTCTGGCGGCACTGAATTTTGCGAAGCGAATCAGGGACGACCCCTGCAGTTGGCCGATTTTTTTGACATTCTTCGACCGAAAAGCATTCAGATTGAGGGGCGAAAATTCTGGTCCTACAATCATGGCCCGATCGAAATCGACATCATGAGGACCCGACATTTTCCCGACACCGCAATCAGCGTTGACGAGTCGCAATGGTGTTCGGGCATCATGATCAACAAGCGCGTCTGGATTTCCGGCGACACCATGTTCGACGCCGACTACCCGATCCGGTTTTCTGATATGGCTGAACTCATGTTTCATGACTGCCAGTTGTTCTTCGGCGGCGTCCACGCTTCCTATCAGGAATTGATGACTTTGCCCGCGCATATCCGCAAGAAAATGTTTCTCTATCATTATGGCGACAACTGGGACCGGCCGGAAACCTGGGTCGGCGATACGGATGACTTCACGGGAATTCCTGAGAATGACGGGTTCCTGGGCTGGACGGAGCAACAAAAGGCCTACGATTTTTTTTAG
- a CDS encoding DUF4912 domain-containing protein: MSVINLEAMNKEELLKMGRLLKISMNPEDEKQKLVSLLKKSIAQKPARPRPKEADKPFKNKRARKRKPRGDSARAHQGSKGNVSPDSAARPAQTKPANPASRHRKTSGAKVQKSNHSPLVKDSPVESKTPELPDGYGDHKITALPISDTRIFCFWELQEASVQQAQKEMNLDWEQLQWTLRAQAHEGEEKRFNIFPEARKWYLDLEPAGRTWKIDIGLAGPQGQFKTISSAQAVPLIPTTPSSSRDMEWEKSDRAFWELFQASTGSKLTEQEIRSGKNPQPGSSYMDNPSSSSSPADRSKAPTHS, from the coding sequence ATGTCCGTGATTAATTTAGAAGCCATGAACAAAGAGGAACTCCTGAAAATGGGTCGCCTCCTTAAAATCAGCATGAATCCTGAAGATGAGAAACAGAAGCTCGTCTCTCTGCTGAAAAAATCCATCGCGCAGAAACCAGCGCGCCCCAGGCCCAAAGAAGCGGACAAACCTTTCAAAAATAAACGCGCACGAAAACGCAAACCCAGAGGCGACAGCGCTCGCGCGCATCAGGGTTCTAAAGGCAATGTTTCACCCGACTCCGCTGCGCGGCCCGCACAAACAAAACCGGCAAACCCCGCAAGCAGACATCGGAAAACTTCGGGCGCAAAAGTTCAAAAATCAAACCATTCGCCTCTCGTAAAGGACTCGCCAGTCGAATCAAAAACCCCGGAACTGCCCGACGGCTATGGAGACCATAAAATCACCGCGCTTCCAATTTCCGATACCCGAATTTTCTGCTTCTGGGAACTGCAGGAAGCCTCCGTCCAACAAGCTCAAAAGGAAATGAATCTGGACTGGGAGCAATTGCAATGGACGCTCCGCGCTCAAGCCCATGAAGGCGAAGAGAAGCGATTCAACATATTTCCGGAAGCGCGCAAATGGTATCTCGACCTGGAACCTGCCGGGCGGACCTGGAAAATTGATATTGGCCTTGCAGGACCTCAGGGACAATTCAAAACCATCTCAAGCGCGCAAGCCGTCCCCCTGATTCCCACGACCCCGTCCTCCTCGCGCGATATGGAATGGGAGAAGAGCGACCGCGCTTTCTGGGAACTGTTTCAGGCGTCCACCGGCTCCAAACTCACCGAGCAGGAAATTCGCTCCGGAAAAAACCCGCAACCGGGTTCGAGTTATATGGACAATCCTTCATCCAGTTCAAGTCCTGCCGATCGCTCGAAAGCCCCGACCCATTCATGA
- a CDS encoding DUF1957 domain-containing protein has product MTRGYLAIVLHAHLPFVRRPEHEEFLEEDWFFEALTETYIPLIQFMEGWVRDGVPHAITLSISPPLLAMLDDPLLQGRYRRYLDRAIELSCKELDRTRDQTEFFRVASMYHSRLEHARELFADTRSYRLIDAFRQLKDAGGVELITCAGAHGFLPFMTSTPSSIRAQVQSATRLFEDLFGSPPPGMWLPECAYVPGIENFLKEAGIRYFILESHGVLNAVPRPAHGAFAPIYCPNGVAAFPRDAESSRQVWSSKEGYPGDYFYREFYRDIGFDLDYDYIKPYLSATGDRKMTGFKYHRITGPGDHKEAYQPEIARQRAADHAGNFMFNRERQVEYLAEQMGRPPIITAPYDAELFGHWWFEGPQWLDFLVRKTAYDQQSYQLISPAKYLDAFPKQQSAQAAASSWGADGNFAYWINETNDWIYPHLHKAAERMTQLARSYPQAEGLQGRALNQAARELILAQSSDWPFIMTAKTSVQFAEAQIKIHLNRFTRLYHQIIDNALEDAWIKELESVDTLFPHIDYRLYQ; this is encoded by the coding sequence ATGACACGCGGATACCTCGCCATTGTATTGCATGCGCATTTGCCTTTCGTCCGGCGCCCGGAGCACGAAGAATTCCTCGAAGAAGACTGGTTTTTTGAGGCCCTGACCGAAACCTACATTCCCTTGATTCAGTTCATGGAAGGCTGGGTGAGAGACGGCGTGCCGCACGCCATCACGCTCTCCATCTCCCCTCCTCTCCTCGCCATGCTGGACGACCCCTTGTTGCAGGGACGTTACCGGCGTTACCTCGACCGAGCCATCGAACTGTCCTGCAAGGAGCTGGATCGCACGCGCGACCAGACTGAATTTTTTCGCGTCGCTTCCATGTACCATTCCCGCCTGGAACATGCGCGCGAACTGTTCGCCGACACACGGAGCTATCGTCTGATCGACGCCTTCAGACAATTGAAAGACGCCGGAGGCGTCGAACTCATCACCTGCGCCGGAGCGCATGGGTTTCTACCCTTCATGACGTCCACTCCCTCTTCCATTCGAGCGCAGGTGCAATCGGCGACTCGTTTGTTTGAAGACCTGTTCGGGAGTCCCCCGCCCGGAATGTGGCTACCCGAATGCGCCTATGTGCCCGGCATCGAAAACTTCCTCAAAGAAGCGGGAATTCGCTACTTCATTCTGGAATCGCACGGCGTGTTGAACGCCGTTCCGCGTCCGGCCCACGGCGCTTTTGCCCCCATCTATTGCCCGAATGGAGTCGCCGCTTTTCCGCGCGACGCCGAATCCTCCCGCCAGGTATGGAGTTCCAAGGAAGGCTATCCTGGAGATTATTTTTATCGGGAATTTTACCGCGACATCGGCTTCGATCTTGATTACGACTACATCAAACCCTACCTGTCCGCGACGGGAGACCGCAAAATGACGGGCTTCAAATATCACCGCATCACCGGTCCAGGAGATCACAAGGAAGCCTACCAGCCTGAGATCGCGCGCCAAAGGGCGGCTGACCACGCTGGAAATTTCATGTTCAACCGCGAACGACAGGTCGAATATCTGGCGGAGCAAATGGGGCGTCCTCCCATCATCACAGCCCCCTACGATGCCGAGTTGTTCGGTCACTGGTGGTTTGAGGGGCCGCAATGGCTGGACTTTCTGGTTCGCAAAACCGCGTACGACCAGCAATCCTATCAACTCATTTCACCGGCGAAATATCTGGACGCCTTTCCGAAACAACAGAGCGCGCAGGCCGCCGCCTCGTCCTGGGGCGCGGACGGCAATTTCGCCTACTGGATCAACGAGACAAACGACTGGATTTACCCACATCTGCACAAGGCCGCCGAGCGAATGACGCAACTCGCCCGAAGTTATCCACAGGCCGAAGGACTGCAAGGCCGCGCACTGAATCAAGCCGCGCGGGAACTCATTCTGGCGCAATCCAGCGACTGGCCCTTCATCATGACGGCGAAGACCTCGGTGCAGTTCGCCGAGGCTCAAATTAAAATTCATCTGAATCGATTCACCCGCCTCTATCATCAGATTATAGATAACGCTCTGGAAGACGCCTGGATCAAAGAGCTGGAAAGCGTCGACACTCTTTTCCCCCATATTGACTACCGCTTGTATCAATAA
- a CDS encoding phosphoglycerate mutase — MKYIIIVGNGLTDQPVAERDNRTPLQLADIPNLDGLARNGSCGSLRAVPEDMTAGNDVSYTSLLGFAPEQYQTGSAHYIARALGIDTGKGETPLCCDFIILQSSHNDMVMKDFTAGELDSAQSKELLEALGKNIYDIDASFHPGRGFRNLMVLKNATITAPLESPYELIGEGIRKFLPAEKETKDLAFIMNQAQIILHNHPFNQSRRQKKLDMVNSVWLWGTGVAQDLPNFEKSFGRKALVISPDLLLQGMARSAGMDVDPLDEERIQTETGYKELADAALDALDRYDVVYVHATGAELPSLRGMIDEKILAIEDFDSELVGPLAQAAEQRGDARLLVAINHSASVVNMRYGKEPTPFVVYPAVDGLESAQDFDESIATKKSGAYENGPDFITAMLGGPA; from the coding sequence ATGAAATACATCATCATCGTTGGCAACGGGTTGACCGACCAACCCGTCGCAGAACGGGACAATCGCACCCCCTTACAACTGGCAGACATTCCCAACCTGGACGGCCTCGCCCGCAACGGCTCCTGCGGCAGTCTCCGCGCCGTTCCGGAAGACATGACCGCCGGCAACGACGTTTCCTACACGTCCCTGCTGGGTTTCGCGCCGGAGCAATACCAGACCGGCTCCGCCCACTATATCGCGCGCGCCCTGGGCATTGACACGGGCAAGGGAGAAACCCCCTTGTGCTGTGACTTCATCATCCTGCAATCCAGCCACAACGATATGGTGATGAAAGATTTCACCGCAGGCGAACTGGACAGCGCGCAATCCAAAGAACTGCTCGAAGCGCTGGGGAAAAATATTTACGATATCGACGCCAGCTTCCACCCCGGGCGCGGCTTCCGCAACCTGATGGTGTTGAAAAACGCCACTATCACCGCGCCGCTGGAATCTCCCTATGAATTGATCGGCGAAGGGATTCGTAAATTTTTACCGGCGGAGAAAGAAACCAAAGACCTTGCCTTCATCATGAATCAGGCCCAGATCATTTTGCACAATCATCCTTTCAACCAAAGCCGACGCCAGAAAAAGCTGGACATGGTCAACAGCGTGTGGCTCTGGGGAACCGGCGTCGCGCAGGATTTACCCAATTTTGAAAAATCGTTCGGGCGCAAGGCGCTGGTGATATCCCCCGACCTGCTCCTTCAAGGGATGGCCCGGTCTGCGGGCATGGACGTGGACCCGCTCGATGAGGAGCGCATTCAAACCGAGACCGGCTACAAAGAACTCGCAGACGCCGCTCTCGATGCGCTGGACCGTTACGACGTCGTTTACGTCCACGCGACCGGAGCCGAACTGCCTTCTTTACGAGGGATGATCGACGAAAAGATACTCGCGATTGAAGATTTCGATTCCGAACTGGTCGGCCCGCTCGCGCAAGCCGCCGAACAACGCGGCGACGCGCGCCTGCTGGTCGCAATCAACCACAGCGCGTCGGTGGTGAACATGCGTTATGGAAAAGAACCGACTCCCTTCGTCGTCTACCCTGCGGTGGACGGGCTGGAATCGGCTCAGGATTTCGATGAGAGTATCGCGACTAAAAAATCCGGAGCGTATGAAAACGGCCCGGATTTCATCACTGCGATGCTGGGAGGTCCGGCATGA
- a CDS encoding aspartate kinase produces MNEIIVQKYGGTSVGTLERIKAVAEKINRVHKQGVDLVVVVSAMAGETDKLLSMAGTLTDKPERREIDLLLSSGERISSALLSMALHALGCPAIALTGRQIGMQTDAAHTKARITGIDVTLAKKYMKEGKVLVVAGFQGISDCGNVTTLGRGGSDTSAVALAVALKAKQCEILTDVDGVYTTDPNVVPNARKLDVVSFDEMLEMASLGAKVLQIRCVEFAKKYNMPMVVKSSFNDNATGTLICKENSDMEQPIVSGVMRDDKQAKITIKGVKDKPGIAAEIFNALGDAALSVDMIIQNISREGFTDISFTVASSDCEEAIEIVDKIKDSVGFENIDANRRISKVSIVGAGMRSHSGVAAKMFDTLSREKINILMISTSEIKVSCIIEQKHSKLAVQKLHEAFEMDVNPQSAATAKKAQKKSSKKAK; encoded by the coding sequence ATGAACGAAATCATCGTACAAAAATACGGCGGCACCTCCGTCGGAACGCTGGAGCGCATCAAAGCGGTTGCGGAAAAAATCAATCGCGTGCACAAGCAGGGGGTCGACCTGGTCGTCGTGGTTTCCGCCATGGCGGGAGAAACCGATAAGCTCCTGTCGATGGCTGGAACCCTCACCGACAAACCGGAGCGTCGCGAAATCGACCTGCTCCTGTCTTCGGGCGAACGCATTTCCAGCGCCCTGCTTTCGATGGCCCTGCACGCTCTGGGCTGTCCCGCGATCGCCCTGACCGGACGCCAGATCGGCATGCAAACCGACGCCGCGCACACCAAGGCGCGCATCACGGGTATCGACGTCACGCTGGCGAAGAAGTACATGAAGGAGGGCAAAGTATTGGTGGTCGCGGGATTTCAAGGCATCAGCGACTGCGGCAACGTAACGACGCTGGGCCGCGGCGGCTCCGACACGTCCGCCGTCGCCCTCGCAGTGGCGTTGAAAGCGAAGCAATGCGAAATCCTAACCGACGTGGACGGCGTCTACACAACGGACCCCAACGTGGTTCCCAACGCGCGCAAACTGGACGTTGTTTCGTTCGATGAAATGCTCGAAATGGCAAGCCTTGGCGCCAAGGTCCTGCAAATCCGATGCGTCGAATTTGCGAAAAAATACAACATGCCCATGGTCGTTAAATCGTCTTTCAACGATAACGCAACGGGCACGCTCATTTGCAAGGAGAATTCAGACATGGAGCAACCAATCGTCTCCGGCGTCATGCGCGACGACAAGCAGGCCAAAATCACCATCAAGGGAGTCAAGGACAAGCCGGGCATCGCGGCGGAAATCTTCAATGCTCTGGGCGATGCGGCTCTGTCCGTCGACATGATTATTCAGAACATCAGCCGCGAAGGCTTCACCGACATCTCCTTCACGGTCGCTTCCAGCGATTGCGAAGAAGCCATAGAAATCGTCGACAAGATCAAAGATTCCGTTGGCTTTGAAAACATCGACGCGAATCGAAGGATTTCCAAAGTATCCATCGTCGGCGCCGGCATGAGAAGTCATTCCGGCGTTGCCGCCAAGATGTTCGACACTCTGTCCAGAGAGAAAATAAATATTTTGATGATCAGCACTTCGGAGATCAAGGTCTCTTGTATCATCGAACAAAAACACAGCAAGCTGGCGGTCCAGAAATTACACGAAGCGTTTGAAATGGACGTCAACCCTCAAAGCGCGGCGACCGCTAAAAAAGCGCAAAAGAAATCGAGCAAAAAAGCAAAATGA
- a CDS encoding citramalate synthase has translation MTSIEIYDTTLRDGSQSEDISFTVEDKIRIAHRLDELGVHFIEGGWPGSNPRDIDFFKKIKRARFSNSKITAFGATRHPDKTVETDANLKQLLESETEVITIFGKTWDLHVEAALSTTLDQNLKMIFESLQFLKKNCPCVLFDAEHFFDGYKRNRDYALKAIKEAEAAGADRIVLCDTNGGSLPTEVAAIVTEVKKQIQTPLGVHTHNDSELAVANALAGVRAGATHVQGTINGFGERCGNANLISIIANLKLKMGYDCVDDEQVKQLKNVSAFVDELANKSHWNRQPFVGKSAFAHKGGIHVSAVQKNRETYEHIVPEAVGNTQRILISDLSGKSNVIFKAKEFGIDINDNDPKIKETLEILKASEQLGYQYEGAEASFELLMRNAIGEKKIFFDFIGFRVIVEKRQEDEAPITEATVKIRVNGVMEVTAAEGIGPVNALDKAIKKALGRFYPELEEVNLFDYKVRILDENKGTQARIRVLVESGDHQRKWGTVGVSENIIEASWQALIDSVEYKLNGFRQGSEE, from the coding sequence ATGACTTCAATCGAAATCTACGACACCACATTACGAGACGGTTCTCAATCCGAAGACATTTCCTTCACGGTTGAAGACAAGATTCGTATCGCTCATCGACTCGACGAGTTGGGAGTCCACTTTATCGAGGGGGGCTGGCCCGGCTCCAACCCGCGCGACATCGATTTTTTTAAAAAGATCAAGCGCGCCCGATTTTCCAACTCGAAAATCACGGCCTTCGGCGCCACCCGTCATCCCGACAAGACCGTCGAGACCGACGCCAATCTCAAGCAACTGCTCGAGTCTGAAACCGAAGTGATCACCATTTTTGGAAAGACCTGGGACCTCCATGTCGAAGCGGCCCTGTCCACGACGCTGGATCAAAACCTCAAAATGATTTTTGAGAGTCTTCAGTTTCTCAAGAAAAATTGCCCCTGCGTGCTGTTCGACGCCGAGCATTTCTTCGACGGCTACAAACGCAACCGCGACTACGCCTTGAAAGCGATCAAGGAAGCGGAAGCGGCTGGCGCGGACCGCATCGTCCTCTGCGACACCAACGGCGGTTCTCTGCCAACGGAAGTCGCGGCGATTGTCACAGAGGTTAAAAAACAGATTCAAACGCCTCTGGGCGTGCACACCCACAACGACTCGGAACTGGCGGTGGCCAACGCTCTTGCGGGAGTCAGAGCGGGGGCGACGCATGTACAGGGAACCATCAACGGCTTTGGCGAACGATGCGGCAACGCCAATCTGATTTCCATCATCGCCAACCTGAAACTGAAAATGGGTTACGACTGCGTCGACGACGAACAAGTCAAACAATTGAAAAACGTTTCCGCCTTCGTCGATGAGCTGGCGAATAAATCCCACTGGAATCGACAGCCCTTCGTCGGCAAAAGCGCCTTCGCGCATAAAGGCGGCATCCATGTCAGCGCGGTGCAGAAAAACCGCGAAACCTATGAGCATATCGTGCCGGAGGCCGTTGGCAATACGCAACGCATCCTCATCTCCGATCTGTCCGGCAAGAGCAATGTGATCTTCAAGGCAAAAGAATTCGGCATCGATATCAACGACAACGATCCAAAGATCAAAGAAACCCTGGAAATCCTCAAGGCTTCGGAGCAGTTGGGCTATCAATATGAAGGCGCCGAAGCGTCTTTTGAACTGCTCATGCGCAACGCCATCGGCGAAAAGAAAATCTTTTTCGACTTCATCGGCTTCCGGGTGATCGTCGAAAAACGCCAGGAAGACGAGGCGCCCATCACCGAAGCGACGGTTAAAATCCGCGTCAACGGGGTGATGGAAGTCACCGCCGCCGAAGGCATCGGCCCGGTGAATGCCCTGGACAAAGCCATCAAAAAAGCGCTCGGGCGTTTTTACCCGGAACTCGAGGAAGTCAATCTCTTCGATTACAAGGTCCGCATTCTCGATGAAAACAAGGGCACCCAGGCTCGCATCCGCGTTCTCGTGGAATCGGGAGACCACCAGCGCAAATGGGGGACGGTGGGCGTGTCTGAAAACATCATCGAAGCCAGCTGGCAGGCCCTGATCGACAGCGTTGAATACAAATTGAACGGATTCCGGCAAGGTTCCGAAGAGTGA
- a CDS encoding histidine kinase — MDEMDAIISEFLVESYENLDQLDLDLVELEKNPTETSILASIFRTIHTIKGTCGFLGFSKLESIAHVGENLLSKLRDGAIALNPAITSALLSMVDAIRQILGCLENDRNEGSVDYSKLVETLTRLLNEEDVQDAPAEAASEETAVAEAPSEETPAVAEEAVASVEAVESAPEATPEEEKRDTDRRTGDKGKEEEFLTAHGERREETDRRQQEAPQRSGGGVSDSSIRVDVSLLDTLMNLVGELVLARNQILQYAPAARDSNFLTTTQHLNLVTTELQEGVMKTRMQPIGNIWSKYPRVVRDLSIACGKQVRLEMEGKETELDKTLIEAIKDPLTHIVRNSVDHGIETPEVRAERGKPEEGVLLLKAFHEGGQVNIEIIDDGGGINPDKIKEKAISKGLITTEQASRMSDREVTNLIFSAGFSTAEKVTNVSGRGVGMDVVKTNIEKIGGTVDIQSRYTKGTTLKVKIPLTLAIIPALIVTTGGGRYAIPQVNLLELLRLDGKQAQGIEMIQGTPVYRLRGRLLPLVYLNKELKVESALDTDAINIVVLQADERHFGLVVDGINDTEEIVVKPLGMQLKNIPAYSGTTIMGDGNVALILDVMGLAQAAKVITQSQAKMRSTQDSASTSDGNRQTLLIIGVGEQGRMAIPLSVVARLEEFRRDKIESSGDQEVIQYRGEIMPLIFVSTMLGRTPSVSSGRDELHAVVYTLNGKSVGLVVDQIRDIVDESIKIKKNTARHGILGTVVVQNQVTDLLDVEGIIKESDPTFFNDEPVAGLLEGS; from the coding sequence ATGGATGAGATGGACGCCATCATCAGCGAATTTCTGGTCGAAAGTTATGAAAACCTGGACCAGCTCGATCTGGACCTCGTGGAATTGGAAAAAAACCCCACCGAGACCAGCATTCTTGCCAGTATTTTCAGGACCATACACACCATCAAAGGCACCTGCGGATTTCTGGGCTTTTCAAAACTGGAATCGATCGCACATGTCGGCGAAAATTTATTGAGCAAGCTCCGCGACGGCGCGATCGCCCTCAATCCGGCGATCACCAGCGCCTTGCTGTCCATGGTCGACGCAATCCGCCAGATTCTGGGTTGTCTGGAAAATGATCGTAATGAAGGCTCCGTCGATTATTCAAAGCTGGTTGAAACCCTGACGCGCCTGCTCAATGAAGAAGACGTGCAGGACGCTCCTGCAGAAGCCGCTTCAGAAGAAACGGCTGTCGCTGAAGCCCCCAGCGAAGAAACTCCTGCAGTGGCGGAAGAAGCTGTCGCTTCGGTAGAAGCGGTTGAAAGCGCCCCGGAAGCGACGCCTGAAGAGGAAAAGCGCGATACAGACCGTCGCACAGGGGACAAGGGCAAAGAGGAAGAATTCCTCACCGCCCACGGCGAACGTCGGGAAGAAACCGATCGCAGACAGCAGGAAGCTCCGCAACGCTCCGGCGGCGGCGTCAGCGACAGTAGCATTAGAGTTGACGTGAGCCTGCTCGACACCCTGATGAATCTTGTCGGCGAACTGGTGCTTGCGCGCAACCAGATTTTGCAATACGCTCCGGCGGCCCGCGATTCCAATTTTCTGACCACCACGCAACATTTGAATCTTGTCACCACCGAATTGCAGGAAGGGGTTATGAAGACCCGCATGCAACCGATCGGCAATATCTGGAGCAAATACCCTCGCGTGGTGCGCGATCTTTCCATCGCCTGCGGCAAACAAGTGCGGCTTGAAATGGAAGGCAAGGAAACTGAACTGGATAAAACTCTCATCGAAGCGATCAAGGACCCGCTCACTCATATCGTGCGCAACTCCGTCGACCATGGCATCGAAACGCCGGAAGTACGCGCCGAGCGCGGCAAGCCCGAAGAAGGCGTCCTTTTGTTGAAAGCCTTCCATGAAGGCGGTCAGGTCAACATCGAGATCATTGACGACGGCGGCGGAATCAACCCGGACAAGATCAAGGAAAAAGCCATCAGCAAAGGCTTGATCACCACCGAGCAAGCGTCGCGAATGAGCGATCGCGAAGTGACCAACTTGATTTTCTCGGCAGGATTTTCAACCGCCGAAAAAGTCACCAACGTCTCCGGGCGCGGCGTGGGCATGGACGTCGTCAAAACCAATATCGAGAAAATTGGCGGCACGGTGGATATCCAAAGCCGATACACCAAGGGAACCACATTAAAAGTTAAAATTCCCTTAACGCTGGCGATCATTCCCGCTTTGATCGTAACCACAGGCGGCGGTCGTTATGCGATCCCACAGGTCAATCTATTGGAGTTGCTCCGGCTGGATGGCAAACAAGCTCAGGGCATCGAAATGATTCAGGGCACACCCGTCTATCGTTTGAGAGGACGTCTCCTGCCGCTGGTTTACCTGAACAAGGAGTTGAAGGTGGAATCAGCCCTGGATACGGATGCGATCAATATCGTCGTTCTGCAAGCCGACGAACGTCATTTCGGCCTGGTGGTTGACGGCATCAACGACACCGAAGAAATTGTCGTTAAACCGCTCGGCATGCAACTCAAGAACATACCCGCTTACTCCGGAACCACCATCATGGGAGACGGCAACGTGGCTCTGATCCTGGACGTGATGGGCCTGGCCCAAGCGGCCAAAGTCATCACCCAGAGTCAGGCTAAAATGCGCTCCACTCAGGATTCCGCATCCACATCCGACGGCAACCGACAGACCCTGCTCATTATCGGCGTCGGTGAACAGGGACGCATGGCGATTCCGCTTTCCGTCGTCGCCCGGCTCGAAGAATTCCGACGCGACAAGATTGAAAGCTCCGGCGATCAAGAGGTCATCCAATATCGCGGAGAAATCATGCCTTTGATTTTTGTTTCCACCATGTTGGGACGAACGCCTTCCGTTTCTTCCGGGCGCGATGAACTGCACGCAGTGGTCTACACCCTCAATGGCAAGAGCGTCGGCCTGGTCGTCGATCAGATTCGCGACATTGTGGATGAAAGTATTAAAATCAAAAAAAATACGGCGCGACACGGTATTTTGGGTACGGTCGTCGTTCAAAATCAGGTAACGGATTTACTCGATGTCGAAGGCATCATCAAAGAATCCGATCCCACCTTTTTTAATGACGAACCGGTCGCCGGTCTTCTTGAGGGGAGTTGA
- a CDS encoding chemotaxis protein CheW — translation MSDEKQFCTFFLDNHFFGVEVEKVQEVFRYQEMTPVPLASPTIRGLINLRGQIITAVDLRRRLNMPDRPEGQLPMNVVIRTSEGAVSLLVDEIGDVLEMNLESYEPPPDTISGITRDLVRGVYKLDTSLLLILDTIKTIQVDS, via the coding sequence ATGTCGGATGAAAAACAGTTTTGCACTTTTTTTCTGGACAATCATTTCTTTGGCGTCGAGGTGGAGAAAGTCCAGGAAGTGTTCCGCTATCAGGAAATGACGCCGGTTCCGCTGGCTTCGCCAACCATCAGAGGCCTGATCAATTTACGAGGTCAGATCATCACCGCCGTCGACCTGCGACGACGCCTGAATATGCCGGACCGACCGGAAGGACAACTGCCAATGAACGTCGTGATACGCACCAGCGAGGGCGCTGTGAGCCTGCTGGTGGATGAAATCGGGGACGTGCTGGAAATGAACCTTGAATCCTATGAACCCCCGCCGGATACGATTTCCGGCATCACCCGGGATCTGGTTCGAGGCGTCTACAAACTCGACACAAGCCTGCTTCTCATCCTGGACACGATCAAAACCATTCAGGTCGATTCCTGA